A DNA window from Sordaria macrospora chromosome 4, complete sequence contains the following coding sequences:
- a CDS encoding 60S ribosomal protein eL39 yields the protein MPSHKTFRVKQKLAKAQKQNRPIPQWIRLRTGNTIRYNAKRRHWRKTRLGL from the exons ATGCCG AGCCACAAGACCTTCCGTGTCAAGCAGAAGCTTGCTAAGGCCCAGAAGCAGAACAGGCCTATCCCCCAGTGGATTCGCCTCCGCACTGGCAACACCATCCG CTACAACGCCAAGCGTCGCCACTGGCGCAAGACCCGTCTCGGCCTCTAA